The Allocoprobacillus halotolerans nucleotide sequence AATTTAGAAATGGTTTTTGAGTATGATTTAATTTCCAAATCGGTCTTGTTTGAACATCATTATCTTTAAAATATTGTATTAACTGATCTCTAAGAATAGCATTTGGTTTTTTTAGCATAAATGTATAAAACCAATAATTAGGTCTTATAGAAGAATTGAAATCTAATATATATCCTAGATTACTTTCTTTTAATAAATCCTTATATAATAAATAATTTTCTTTCTTTATTTGGATAAATTGTTCTAATTGCTCTAATTGTCCTAAACCAAGAGCAGCTTGTACGTTTGTCAAACGATAATTGAACCCAATTTCATTATGGATAAAATAAACCGTATCATCTTTAGCTTGTGTTGAAAGGTATCTGATTTTATCTATCAATTTCTTATTATTAGAAACAACCATACCACCACCACCAGTAGTAATAATTTTATTACCATTAAAAGAGAATACACCTACATCTCCTATAGTTCCTGCATATTTTCCACAAAAAGGTCCGTTAGTATAATATGAACCTAATGCCTCAGTAGAATCTTCAATGACATAAAGATTATATTTTTTTGCTATTTTCATAATCTCTTCCATATAGCAAATATTACCAAAAACATGGACAGGCATAATAGCTTTAATTCTTTTCCCACTTTTTGTTTCTATAACCTGATTATTTTTAATAGTACATTCATTTTCTAAATATTTTGTAATTTCTGTAGTGTTAATTCCTAGTTCTTTATCACAATCAAAAAAACTGGAGTCGCTTTTTGATACATAATTGAATTAATAGTTGCAATAAATGTTAATGATGGTACCAGTACTATATCATCTTTTTCAATGCCTAAAGCTACTAAACATAAATGAAGACCTGCTGTTCCTGATTGACAGGCACAAGCATAATCAACATCTAGATAGTTTGCAAAATTATCTTCAAATGTTTTAATATGAGGACCACCTGAAGATACCCATTCAGTATCTAGTGCTTCATTTACATATTTTTTTCATTTCCTTTAATATTTGGAACTGATAAGGGTATAAAATGATTCATAATTATTCCTCCTTTTCAATAGATTGAGCTAAAGTTAATACTTCATTTGCTTCTAAAATACTATTTGTATTGACTATTTTTTGTTCATACATTTTTAAAAAAGTTCTCATTTC carries:
- a CDS encoding DegT/DnrJ/EryC1/StrS family aminotransferase, with the translated sequence MNTTEITKYLENECTIKNNQVIETKSGKRIKAIMPVHVFGNICYMEEIMKIAKKYNLYVIEDSTEALGSYYTNGPFCGKYAGTIGDVGVFSFNGNKIITTGGGGMVVSNNKKLIDKIRYLSTQAKDDTVYFIHNEIGFNYRLTNVQAALGLGQLEQLEQFIQIKKENYLLYKDLLKESNLGYILDFNSSIRPNYWFYTFMLKKPNAILRDQLIQYFKDNDVQTRPIWKLNHTQKPFLNYKMCGGKEAQFFYDSAINIPCSSNLTQEDVRRVAQLIMDFEKNYEKTGISRRWWSLQKRNRRFG